A genome region from Oryzias latipes chromosome 2, ASM223467v1 includes the following:
- the satb2 gene encoding DNA-binding protein SATB2 isoform X1: MEQGGSAEGGPESPQPQDGVGPQDREDSPASGGPPESKTSHAEVNGSPANAPRRLNGSPLRPLGGLMIPVFCVVEHADAAGDGEARADHHAEFVLVRRDVLFSQLVETALVALGYSHSSAAQARGIIKMGRWKPMPIHYLTDAPEATVADMLLDVYHMVTLRILLQSFARLEELPSEQWTHATVRNALKELLRETNQSALAKECPLSQSVISAMVSGSFYTNVSTARCQEFGRWFRRFKRSKGDHLEKAWPSQDQSSIKVERNLDLSLHNHRSSLLPPPSLMSSLPGPVQSGLGGSQTAAQPHGLPHAPGQNHPSPPLHSQAPPLLGHGGLLPPQLVRQQLAMAHLINQQLAVSRLLAHQHPQGVSQQFLHHPPITRTCKLSGGGAESGLSCSGAEVSSDIYQQVRNELKRASVSQAVFARVAFNRTQGLLSEILRKEEDPRSASQSLLVNLKAMQNFLNLPETERDRIYQEERERSTSTNHCPPHISSSNRQMKCSVPPPELQLKLSSLTNISSDVYEEIQQEMKRAKVSQALFAKVAANKSQGWLCELLRWKESPSPDNRTLWENLCTIRRFLALPQAERDQVYEEESRQQHSERLHAVLHLPEPQSLHRPPLTLLTPPPPMPEDRQPVHLQEPPPPEDGPQRGVSPGPGGGGAKKARSRTRISLEALGILQSFIGDVGLYPDQEAIHTLSAQLDLPKHTILKFFQNQRYNVKHHSQTKEAPPGDGSLDSEGGVCPAEGAGEGWSENGGDDLLRTEGEVEMEEGDDGKTSGPSSPSPPSSLDSPHSAEQQR, translated from the exons ATGGAGCAGGGTGGAAGTGCTGAGGGGGGGCCGGAGAGCCCCCAGCCTCAGGACGGCGTCGGCCCCCAGGACCGAGAGGACAGCCCAGCCTCTGGCGGCCCCCCCGAGAGCAAGACGAGCCACGCTGAGGTGAACGGCAGCCCGGCAAACGCACCCCGCCGCCTAAACGGCTCGCCGCTGAGGCCTCTGGGAG GTCTGATGATCCCGGTCTTCTGCGTGGTGGAGCACGCAGACGCGGCTGGAGACGGCGAGGCCCGGGCCGACCATCACGCCGAGTTCGTGCTGGTCCGGAGGGACGTCCTGTTCTCCCAGCTGGTGGAGACGGCTCTGGTCGCTCTGGGATACTCCCACAGCTCAGCTGCTCAGGCCAGGG GCATCATCAAGATGGGACGGTGGAAGCCGATGCCCATCCACTACCTGACGGACGCTCCGGAGGCCACGGTGGCCGACATGCTGCTGGACGTGTACCACATGGTGACGCTGAGGATCCTCCTGCAGAG CTTCGCCCGTCTGGAGGAGCTGCCGTCGGAGCAGTGGACTCACGCCACGGTGAGGAACGCCCTGAAGGAGCTGCTCCGAGAGACCAACCAGAGCGCCCTGGCCAAGGAGTGTCCGCTGTCCCAG AGCGTCATCTCCGCCATGGTCAGCGGCTCGTTCTACACCAACGTCTCCACTGCCAGATGCCAGGAGTTCGGCCGCTGGTTCAGGAGGTTCAAACGCAGCAAAG GTGACCACCTGGAGAAGGCGTGGCCGTCCCAGGACCAGTCCAGCATCAAAG TGGAGCGGAATCTGGACCTGAGCCTCCACAACCACCGCTCctccctgctgcccccccccagcCTCATGAGCTCCCTGCCCGGACCCGTCCAGTccggcctggggggctctcagACCGCCGCGCAGCCTCACGGTCTTCCTCACGCGCCCGGCCAGAACCACCCCAGCCCCCCTCTGCACTCGCAGGCCCCCCCGCTGCTGGGCCACGGCGGGCTCCTGCCCCCCCAGCTGGTCCGGCAGCAGCTGGCCATGGCCCACCTCATCAACCAGCAGCTGGCCGTCAGCCGCCTGCTGGCCCACCAGCACCCGCAGGGGGTCAGCCAGCAGTTCCTCCACCACCCCCCCATCACGCGGACCTGCAAGCTCTCCGGGGGGGGCGCAGAGTCCGGCCTCAGCTGTTCCGGCGCCGAAGTCTCCTCCGACATCTACCAGCAGGTCAGGAACGAGCTGAAGCGGGCCAGCGTGTCCCAGGCCGTCTTCGCCCGCGTGGCCTTCAACCGCACTCAG GGTCTGCTGTCAGAGATCCTCCGTAAGGAGGAGGACCCTCGCTCCGCCTCCCAGTCGCTGCTGGTCAACCTGAAGGCCATGCAGAACTTCCTGAACCTTCCCGAAACCGAGCGGGACCGGATCTACCAGGAGGAGAGGGAGCGGAGCACCAGTACCAACCACTGCCCCCCCCACATCTCCAGCTCCAACAGACAG ATGAAGTGCAGCGTCCCGCCtccagagctgcagctgaagctcAGCTCTCTGACCAACATCAGCTCTGACGTCTACGAGGAGATCCAGCAGGAGATGAAGAGGGCAAAGGTCTCCCAGGCTCTGTTCGCCAAGGTGGCGGCTAATAAAAGCCAG GGTTGGCTGTGTGAGCTCCTCAGGTGGAAGGAGAGCCCGAGTCCAGACAACCGCACCCTCTGGGAGAACCTGTGCACCATCCGCCGCTTTCTGGCCCTCCCACAGGCGGAGCGGGACCAGGTCTACGAGGAGGAGTCCCGCCAGCAGCACAGCGAGCGGCTGCACGCCGTCCTGCACCTCCCAGAGCCGCAG AGCCTCCACAGGCCGCCGCTGACCCTGCTGACCCCGCCGCCCCCCATGCCAGAGGACCGTCAGCCCGTCCACCTGCAGGAGCCCCCGCCCCCCGAGGACGGCCCACAGCGGGGTGTGAGTCCCGGCCCCGGAGGAGGCGGGGCAAAGAAGGCCAGGTCCCGCACCAGGATCTCCCTGGAGGCCCTGGGGATCCTGCAGAGCTTCATCGGGGACGTGGGGCTGTACCCGGACCAGGAGGCCATCCACACCCTGTCCGCCCAGCTGGACCTGCCCAAGCACACCATCCTCAAGTTCTTCCAGAACCAGCGCTACAACGTCAAGCACCACAGCCAGACCAAAGAGGCCCCGCCCGGGGACGGCTCCCTGGACAGCGAGGGCGGGGTCTGTCCCGCGGAGGGGGCGGGGGAGGGGTGGAGCGAGAACGGCGGAGACGACCTGCTGAGGACGGAGGGAGAGGTGGAGATGGAGgaaggggatgatgggaaaaccTCAGGGCCTTCCTCCCCGTCCCCCCCCAGCAGTTTGGACAGCCCCcactctgcagagcagcagagataA
- the satb2 gene encoding DNA-binding protein SATB2 isoform X2 — protein MIPVFCVVEHADAAGDGEARADHHAEFVLVRRDVLFSQLVETALVALGYSHSSAAQARGIIKMGRWKPMPIHYLTDAPEATVADMLLDVYHMVTLRILLQSFARLEELPSEQWTHATVRNALKELLRETNQSALAKECPLSQSVISAMVSGSFYTNVSTARCQEFGRWFRRFKRSKGDHLEKAWPSQDQSSIKVERNLDLSLHNHRSSLLPPPSLMSSLPGPVQSGLGGSQTAAQPHGLPHAPGQNHPSPPLHSQAPPLLGHGGLLPPQLVRQQLAMAHLINQQLAVSRLLAHQHPQGVSQQFLHHPPITRTCKLSGGGAESGLSCSGAEVSSDIYQQVRNELKRASVSQAVFARVAFNRTQGLLSEILRKEEDPRSASQSLLVNLKAMQNFLNLPETERDRIYQEERERSTSTNHCPPHISSSNRQMKCSVPPPELQLKLSSLTNISSDVYEEIQQEMKRAKVSQALFAKVAANKSQGWLCELLRWKESPSPDNRTLWENLCTIRRFLALPQAERDQVYEEESRQQHSERLHAVLHLPEPQSLHRPPLTLLTPPPPMPEDRQPVHLQEPPPPEDGPQRGVSPGPGGGGAKKARSRTRISLEALGILQSFIGDVGLYPDQEAIHTLSAQLDLPKHTILKFFQNQRYNVKHHSQTKEAPPGDGSLDSEGGVCPAEGAGEGWSENGGDDLLRTEGEVEMEEGDDGKTSGPSSPSPPSSLDSPHSAEQQR, from the exons ATGATCCCGGTCTTCTGCGTGGTGGAGCACGCAGACGCGGCTGGAGACGGCGAGGCCCGGGCCGACCATCACGCCGAGTTCGTGCTGGTCCGGAGGGACGTCCTGTTCTCCCAGCTGGTGGAGACGGCTCTGGTCGCTCTGGGATACTCCCACAGCTCAGCTGCTCAGGCCAGGG GCATCATCAAGATGGGACGGTGGAAGCCGATGCCCATCCACTACCTGACGGACGCTCCGGAGGCCACGGTGGCCGACATGCTGCTGGACGTGTACCACATGGTGACGCTGAGGATCCTCCTGCAGAG CTTCGCCCGTCTGGAGGAGCTGCCGTCGGAGCAGTGGACTCACGCCACGGTGAGGAACGCCCTGAAGGAGCTGCTCCGAGAGACCAACCAGAGCGCCCTGGCCAAGGAGTGTCCGCTGTCCCAG AGCGTCATCTCCGCCATGGTCAGCGGCTCGTTCTACACCAACGTCTCCACTGCCAGATGCCAGGAGTTCGGCCGCTGGTTCAGGAGGTTCAAACGCAGCAAAG GTGACCACCTGGAGAAGGCGTGGCCGTCCCAGGACCAGTCCAGCATCAAAG TGGAGCGGAATCTGGACCTGAGCCTCCACAACCACCGCTCctccctgctgcccccccccagcCTCATGAGCTCCCTGCCCGGACCCGTCCAGTccggcctggggggctctcagACCGCCGCGCAGCCTCACGGTCTTCCTCACGCGCCCGGCCAGAACCACCCCAGCCCCCCTCTGCACTCGCAGGCCCCCCCGCTGCTGGGCCACGGCGGGCTCCTGCCCCCCCAGCTGGTCCGGCAGCAGCTGGCCATGGCCCACCTCATCAACCAGCAGCTGGCCGTCAGCCGCCTGCTGGCCCACCAGCACCCGCAGGGGGTCAGCCAGCAGTTCCTCCACCACCCCCCCATCACGCGGACCTGCAAGCTCTCCGGGGGGGGCGCAGAGTCCGGCCTCAGCTGTTCCGGCGCCGAAGTCTCCTCCGACATCTACCAGCAGGTCAGGAACGAGCTGAAGCGGGCCAGCGTGTCCCAGGCCGTCTTCGCCCGCGTGGCCTTCAACCGCACTCAG GGTCTGCTGTCAGAGATCCTCCGTAAGGAGGAGGACCCTCGCTCCGCCTCCCAGTCGCTGCTGGTCAACCTGAAGGCCATGCAGAACTTCCTGAACCTTCCCGAAACCGAGCGGGACCGGATCTACCAGGAGGAGAGGGAGCGGAGCACCAGTACCAACCACTGCCCCCCCCACATCTCCAGCTCCAACAGACAG ATGAAGTGCAGCGTCCCGCCtccagagctgcagctgaagctcAGCTCTCTGACCAACATCAGCTCTGACGTCTACGAGGAGATCCAGCAGGAGATGAAGAGGGCAAAGGTCTCCCAGGCTCTGTTCGCCAAGGTGGCGGCTAATAAAAGCCAG GGTTGGCTGTGTGAGCTCCTCAGGTGGAAGGAGAGCCCGAGTCCAGACAACCGCACCCTCTGGGAGAACCTGTGCACCATCCGCCGCTTTCTGGCCCTCCCACAGGCGGAGCGGGACCAGGTCTACGAGGAGGAGTCCCGCCAGCAGCACAGCGAGCGGCTGCACGCCGTCCTGCACCTCCCAGAGCCGCAG AGCCTCCACAGGCCGCCGCTGACCCTGCTGACCCCGCCGCCCCCCATGCCAGAGGACCGTCAGCCCGTCCACCTGCAGGAGCCCCCGCCCCCCGAGGACGGCCCACAGCGGGGTGTGAGTCCCGGCCCCGGAGGAGGCGGGGCAAAGAAGGCCAGGTCCCGCACCAGGATCTCCCTGGAGGCCCTGGGGATCCTGCAGAGCTTCATCGGGGACGTGGGGCTGTACCCGGACCAGGAGGCCATCCACACCCTGTCCGCCCAGCTGGACCTGCCCAAGCACACCATCCTCAAGTTCTTCCAGAACCAGCGCTACAACGTCAAGCACCACAGCCAGACCAAAGAGGCCCCGCCCGGGGACGGCTCCCTGGACAGCGAGGGCGGGGTCTGTCCCGCGGAGGGGGCGGGGGAGGGGTGGAGCGAGAACGGCGGAGACGACCTGCTGAGGACGGAGGGAGAGGTGGAGATGGAGgaaggggatgatgggaaaaccTCAGGGCCTTCCTCCCCGTCCCCCCCCAGCAGTTTGGACAGCCCCcactctgcagagcagcagagataA